From a single Paraburkholderia sp. FT54 genomic region:
- a CDS encoding antibiotic biosynthesis monooxygenase, with the protein MYIAMNRFKVTPGSEAAFEHLWTTRDTHLKEVPGFVEFHLLKGPQKDDHVLYSSHTIWKDYASFEAWTKSDAFRAAHRSAGGDNRVLYLGHPEFEGFEVIQTVK; encoded by the coding sequence ATGTACATTGCCATGAACCGTTTCAAAGTGACGCCCGGATCCGAAGCCGCTTTCGAACATCTTTGGACCACGCGTGATACGCACTTGAAAGAGGTGCCGGGTTTCGTGGAATTTCATCTGCTGAAGGGTCCGCAGAAAGACGATCACGTTCTCTATTCCAGCCATACCATCTGGAAGGACTACGCGTCCTTCGAGGCGTGGACGAAATCCGACGCCTTTCGCGCCGCGCATCGCAGCGCAGGCGGCGACAACCGGGTGCTCTATCTGGGGCATCCGGAATTCGAAGGCTTCGAAGTCATTCAGACCGTCAAATGA
- a CDS encoding NAD(P)-dependent alcohol dehydrogenase — protein MKAVKIGSPATVANLQVVDIADPGQPSAGQIRVRIHANSLNFHDYGVVSGNLPAEAGRIPMADGAGVVEAVGAGVSEFKAGDHVVSCFFPFWENGPPAIADFKTTPGDGVDGYAREAVVLPSHYFTHAPRGYGHAESATLTTAGLTAWRALVVDGQLKAGETVLVLGTGGVSIFALQMAKAMGASVIATSSSDAKLARLRELGADHTINYRENPEWGKQVRSLTGGRGVDHVIEVGGPGTLPQSITACRIGGHIALIGVLTGRAGPVPTAALMARQQRLQGLIVGSRQDQLDMIRALEVTGIKPVIDSTFDLEKLGEAFAHEESGAHFGKICVAV, from the coding sequence ATGAAAGCCGTCAAAATCGGTTCGCCCGCCACCGTGGCCAACCTCCAGGTCGTCGATATCGCCGACCCCGGTCAACCCTCGGCGGGCCAGATCCGCGTGCGCATTCACGCGAACTCCTTGAACTTTCACGACTACGGCGTGGTGAGCGGCAATCTGCCGGCTGAAGCAGGACGGATTCCGATGGCAGATGGCGCGGGCGTGGTCGAAGCCGTGGGCGCCGGCGTTTCGGAATTCAAGGCGGGCGATCACGTGGTGTCGTGCTTCTTCCCGTTCTGGGAAAACGGCCCGCCCGCCATCGCCGATTTCAAGACCACACCGGGCGACGGCGTCGACGGCTATGCACGCGAAGCGGTCGTGCTGCCGAGCCACTACTTCACGCATGCGCCGCGCGGCTATGGCCACGCCGAGTCCGCAACCTTGACCACAGCCGGGCTGACCGCATGGCGCGCGCTCGTCGTGGACGGCCAGTTGAAGGCCGGCGAAACGGTGCTAGTGCTCGGCACCGGCGGCGTGTCGATCTTTGCGTTGCAGATGGCCAAAGCGATGGGCGCGTCGGTGATCGCCACGTCTTCGTCGGATGCGAAGCTCGCCAGGCTTCGCGAGTTGGGCGCCGACCATACGATCAACTATCGCGAGAATCCGGAATGGGGCAAGCAGGTCCGCTCGCTGACCGGCGGCCGAGGTGTCGATCATGTGATCGAAGTGGGCGGTCCGGGGACTTTGCCGCAGTCGATCACCGCGTGCCGGATCGGCGGTCATATCGCGCTGATCGGCGTGTTGACCGGCCGGGCAGGACCGGTGCCCACCGCGGCGCTGATGGCGAGGCAGCAGCGCTTGCAAGGCTTGATCGTCGGCAGCCGGCAGGATCAGCTCGATATGATCCGGGCGCTTGAAGTGACCGGCATCAAGCCGGTGATCGACAGCACGTTCGATCTGGAGAAGCTCGGCGAGGCGTTCGCGCACGAGGAATCCGGTGCTCACTTCGGGAAGATTTGCGTGGCGGTTTAA
- a CDS encoding NAD(P)-dependent oxidoreductase, protein MRVLVTGGSGFLGAWIMRRLLGKGIGVRAFDLRADARLLQALAPEQAAAAQWASGDIANAADVSRALHGCDAVIHLAGVLTPACALDPVRGAQINLIGTLNVFEAARAAGMTSVLYASSAGVFGPADGAVPFPQTFYGAFKLACEGAARAYWHEHGIASVGFRPLVVYGAGRETGSSAGPSLACRAAARGEPYTIPFTGSTGLVFADDVAAAYEAALMQAPRGAHVFTLAGDIVSVDQVIERIGAIVPGARIDTAGAPLPIATMFPVDPTLEELLPDLPHTSLTEGLRQTVDFYRQPASPAVQKK, encoded by the coding sequence ATGCGCGTATTGGTGACGGGAGGAAGCGGTTTTCTGGGGGCGTGGATCATGCGGCGTCTGCTTGGCAAAGGCATCGGCGTGCGGGCGTTCGATCTGCGCGCCGATGCGCGTCTGCTGCAAGCGCTCGCGCCCGAGCAGGCCGCGGCGGCGCAATGGGCGAGCGGCGACATAGCGAATGCAGCCGATGTGTCGCGCGCACTGCACGGTTGCGACGCGGTGATTCATCTCGCGGGCGTGCTCACGCCAGCCTGCGCGCTCGATCCGGTGCGCGGCGCGCAGATCAATCTGATCGGCACGCTCAACGTTTTCGAAGCCGCGCGCGCCGCCGGTATGACGAGCGTGCTGTACGCCAGCAGCGCGGGCGTATTCGGGCCGGCTGACGGCGCCGTGCCTTTTCCGCAGACCTTTTACGGCGCGTTCAAGCTCGCCTGCGAAGGTGCGGCTCGCGCGTACTGGCACGAACATGGCATTGCCAGCGTCGGCTTCCGGCCGCTCGTCGTGTATGGCGCCGGGCGCGAGACCGGTTCGAGCGCCGGGCCAAGCCTCGCTTGCCGCGCCGCGGCGCGCGGCGAACCGTACACGATTCCGTTCACCGGTTCGACCGGTCTCGTTTTCGCGGACGATGTCGCCGCCGCATATGAAGCCGCCCTCATGCAAGCGCCGCGCGGCGCACATGTGTTCACCCTGGCAGGCGACATCGTTTCGGTGGATCAGGTCATCGAGCGTATCGGCGCGATTGTCCCGGGCGCACGTATCGACACGGCCGGCGCGCCATTACCGATTGCGACGATGTTCCCCGTTGATCCAACTCTTGAGGAGTTGCTGCCCGATCTGCCGCATACCTCGCTTACCGAAGGACTACGTCAGACCGTGGATTTCTATCGGCAACCTGCCTCCCCGGCGGTTCAAAAGAAATAA
- a CDS encoding FAD-dependent oxidoreductase yields MVETLSGLQENETFDVAVIGAGGAGMSAALFAAIEGARVLLVESTEYVGGTTAYSAGTTWIPDSMHGPSVNPDDSSANAEAFLRRAVGERSSEALRRAFLAAGPQAVAHIEANSDVKYRARPFHPDYLSELEGSTLRGRALEPLAFDGRKLEKHFALIRPPIPEFTVLGGMMVDRDDVAHLLGMTKSLKALRHAAKLLARHVRDRMSWPRGTRLVMGNALIGRLLYSLLARNVTVLVSTKLEALRTGANGNVDGITLTQNGQRRQIAVTGGVILASGGFNRHPQRRGAMLPGVDPGWCPGAPGHTGSAHDLALAVGARYGEGALSNAFWAPVSVRKRKDGTTAVFPHFMMDRGKPGMVVVNQAGKRFLNENTSYHLFGIAMQEAHRQSPCVPAYLVTDAEGLRKYGLGMVRPGGKGLDPFLADGYLTRAATLDELARKLDIDPRGLADSVARINEYAQTGVDADFQRGTTDYQRANGDANWPGPNPCLGPIGRAPFYAVRLYPGDIGAATGLVSDHQARVLGRDDQPVGGLYACGNDMQSVMGGVYPGPGITLGPGLAFAYLAGRDAAARAKAASASRLSSAPLGSAGASSQRAKEKIL; encoded by the coding sequence ATGGTGGAGACACTCAGCGGGTTGCAGGAGAACGAAACGTTCGACGTCGCGGTGATCGGCGCGGGCGGGGCAGGGATGTCGGCGGCGCTGTTCGCCGCGATCGAAGGCGCGCGCGTGTTGCTGGTGGAAAGCACCGAATACGTGGGCGGCACCACAGCGTATTCGGCGGGCACCACGTGGATTCCCGATTCGATGCACGGCCCGTCGGTCAATCCGGACGACAGCAGCGCGAACGCCGAAGCGTTTCTGCGTCGTGCGGTCGGCGAGCGCAGCAGCGAGGCGCTGCGTCGCGCGTTTCTGGCAGCCGGACCGCAGGCCGTCGCGCACATCGAGGCCAATTCGGACGTGAAGTATCGGGCGCGCCCGTTTCATCCGGACTATCTGTCCGAGCTCGAAGGCTCGACTTTGCGCGGCCGCGCGCTGGAGCCTCTCGCTTTCGACGGCCGCAAGCTCGAAAAGCATTTCGCGCTGATCCGTCCGCCAATTCCGGAGTTCACGGTACTTGGCGGCATGATGGTGGATCGCGACGACGTCGCTCATTTGCTCGGCATGACGAAGTCGCTCAAGGCCCTGCGCCATGCCGCGAAGCTGCTTGCGCGACACGTCCGCGATCGCATGAGTTGGCCGCGCGGCACGCGTCTCGTGATGGGCAACGCGCTGATCGGCCGTCTGCTTTATTCGCTGCTGGCTCGCAACGTCACTGTGCTGGTGAGCACGAAACTCGAAGCGCTGCGCACCGGGGCGAACGGCAATGTCGACGGTATCACGCTGACCCAGAACGGCCAGCGACGTCAAATCGCGGTGACAGGTGGCGTGATTCTCGCAAGCGGCGGTTTCAACCGGCATCCGCAACGACGCGGCGCGATGCTGCCGGGCGTCGATCCGGGCTGGTGTCCCGGCGCGCCGGGACACACCGGCAGCGCGCACGATCTGGCGCTCGCCGTCGGCGCACGTTATGGCGAAGGCGCGTTGAGCAACGCGTTCTGGGCGCCGGTCTCCGTGCGCAAACGCAAGGACGGCACGACCGCGGTGTTCCCTCACTTCATGATGGATCGCGGCAAGCCCGGCATGGTGGTCGTCAATCAGGCAGGCAAGCGTTTCCTCAACGAAAACACCTCGTATCACCTGTTCGGTATCGCGATGCAGGAGGCGCATCGCCAGTCGCCGTGCGTGCCTGCGTATCTCGTCACGGATGCCGAAGGCTTGCGCAAATATGGTCTCGGCATGGTGCGTCCGGGTGGCAAAGGCCTCGATCCATTTCTCGCCGACGGCTATCTGACACGCGCCGCTACGCTCGACGAACTCGCGCGCAAGCTGGACATCGATCCGCGCGGACTGGCCGATAGCGTCGCGCGCATCAACGAATACGCGCAGACCGGCGTGGATGCGGATTTTCAGCGCGGCACGACCGACTATCAGCGCGCCAACGGCGACGCGAACTGGCCGGGACCGAATCCCTGCCTCGGGCCGATCGGCCGCGCGCCGTTCTACGCGGTGCGGCTCTATCCCGGCGACATCGGCGCGGCGACCGGCCTCGTCAGCGATCATCAGGCCCGCGTGCTGGGGCGCGACGATCAACCTGTCGGCGGTCTGTACGCGTGCGGCAACGACATGCAATCGGTGATGGGCGGTGTGTATCCTGGTCCGGGCATTACGTTGGGACCCGGGCTCGCGTTTGCCTATCTCGCCGGCCGCGACGCGGCTGCGCGCGCCAAAGCCGCTTCGGCTTCAAGGCTTTCGTCTGCGCCGCTCGGCTCTGCTGGCGCCAGCTCGCAGCGGGCCAAGGAAAAAATCCTCTGA
- a CDS encoding shikimate dehydrogenase: MTQPDASSFSASLDEGLSGATRVIFIVGDPIAQVRSPSGVTAALRAAGRDALVVPAHVAPADLPAFFAGVTPMRNVDGVIITVPHKFSAAQYCASLTEQASFLGAVNTLRRAADGNWHGGMFDGTGFVAALVDAGCELRGKRALLVGAGGAGSAIGHALVQGGAASLDVRDNDAERAASLIVRLNALGQGQVHSVAASVDVNAYDVVVNASPLGMRANDPLPVDVSRLPATTFVGDVVTKPPLTPLIEAARARGCPTVTGTQMFDRVCDRMVAFLLAADR, translated from the coding sequence ATGACGCAACCCGACGCCTCTTCTTTTTCCGCCTCGCTGGATGAAGGCCTCAGCGGCGCCACGCGAGTGATTTTCATCGTCGGCGATCCGATTGCGCAGGTACGCTCGCCGTCCGGCGTGACCGCCGCTTTGCGCGCGGCCGGACGCGATGCGCTGGTGGTCCCCGCGCACGTCGCGCCCGCCGATCTGCCCGCGTTTTTTGCGGGCGTGACACCTATGCGCAACGTCGACGGCGTGATCATTACCGTGCCGCACAAGTTCAGCGCCGCGCAGTATTGCGCCTCGCTCACCGAACAGGCGAGCTTTCTCGGCGCGGTCAACACGTTGCGCCGCGCGGCGGACGGCAATTGGCATGGCGGCATGTTCGACGGCACCGGCTTCGTCGCGGCGCTCGTCGACGCCGGTTGCGAACTGCGCGGCAAACGCGCGCTGCTGGTGGGCGCGGGTGGTGCGGGTTCGGCGATTGGACACGCGCTGGTTCAAGGGGGCGCAGCGTCGCTCGACGTGCGTGATAACGATGCCGAGCGCGCGGCGTCGCTGATCGTCCGGTTGAATGCGCTCGGGCAGGGTCAAGTACACAGTGTGGCCGCTTCCGTGGACGTCAATGCATACGACGTGGTCGTCAATGCATCGCCGCTCGGCATGCGCGCGAACGACCCGCTACCTGTCGACGTTTCGCGTTTGCCGGCCACGACATTCGTCGGCGATGTGGTGACCAAGCCGCCGCTGACGCCGTTGATCGAAGCCGCCCGCGCGCGCGGATGCCCGACGGTGACAGGCACGCAGATGTTCGACCGTGTGTGCGACCGCATGGTGGCGTTTTTGCTGGCAGCGGATCGGTGA
- a CDS encoding ABC transporter ATP-binding protein, translating to MLRFENLSKRYDERLIFQGLHYETASGCVALNDESGSGKSTLLGILAGTIEPDTGEVWLGGHSLRGAPLAAQSVLTYVPEDCMPYPDQTGREYLNNVASARKTAVTGTTLDLADRFGLTPHLDKRFEQMSFGTRKKFFLTAAVLGETQVLIADEPVGGLDAAARAVLVDLFKTLAQTRTVFFSSYDEVFTEACEARSVNFADLGRYG from the coding sequence ATGCTTCGATTCGAAAACCTCAGCAAGCGCTACGACGAACGCCTCATCTTCCAGGGATTGCATTACGAAACGGCATCAGGATGCGTCGCGTTAAACGATGAATCCGGCAGCGGCAAGTCGACGTTGCTCGGCATCCTCGCGGGCACGATCGAGCCCGATACCGGCGAGGTGTGGCTCGGCGGCCATTCGCTGCGCGGCGCACCGCTCGCCGCGCAATCCGTGCTCACCTACGTGCCCGAAGACTGCATGCCCTATCCGGATCAGACCGGTCGCGAGTATCTGAACAATGTGGCATCGGCGAGAAAGACCGCAGTGACCGGCACCACGCTGGACCTCGCGGACCGTTTCGGCCTCACGCCGCATCTCGACAAACGTTTCGAACAGATGTCGTTCGGCACGCGCAAGAAGTTTTTCCTGACGGCAGCCGTGCTCGGCGAGACCCAGGTCCTGATCGCGGACGAACCGGTCGGCGGACTCGATGCCGCCGCGCGCGCCGTGCTGGTCGATCTGTTCAAGACACTGGCACAAACACGCACGGTGTTTTTCTCGAGCTACGACGAGGTATTCACAGAGGCGTGCGAGGCGCGCAGCGTCAATTTCGCCGACTTGGGAAGGTACGGCTAA